gcagtggacggatgtgacatggttgttccggatcccatcatactgatgctcggcagccatgtcaccgtttccacaaatgatccctgtgcaaaaactaggatcagaattatttattgtatagtttatcatcatactaaagaggaaataacaatatagaattgttatttctttataaaaatgcttattattagaaaactgttgatttaaaaagtgacatgtgacattcttaatgtatgtatcggcataacataagcaggatggatcagcaccatactccatattgaacctgtaaaaataaaacatgtgatatgtaggatagaatctgggaagaaaaactggggaatctaaaagaatagaatatttgtttttcaggtaaattcagttcaaatataacttggccatttgtgacatgaaaatatagcatgaattgtgatgaaattggacatttttgagctgaaaacatagttcatatgaccatcaacatgttgaacagaactgaaatcctgtaaatttgcagaacttgtatttaccaacacaaagttcctttggggattcacttagattgatttctaatgcacaaagacagaaataagacctctaagcaaattttagctgttataCATTAACACACTTACATAATTACTATGCAATTAACTAATACACTGATATGTTTAAGAAGAGATCAAGCTGActatctgtatttaaccctttcatgcatagtggtcactccagtggacagttcttctccagctgctctcttgtatattcatgggttttgttgtttcagttccatatcagccgacacagtggatgcttatgcatcatcccatacactgtaattcataccattactgtaactttgctgttcttgataaacctgatctgcagttacatgtttgagtggaaatcaattgttacttgttagaaaaaagttttttttttttgcatattatctccatgaaaagagtaataatttgcaatagaatatgttaaaatgtgacaaaacatcagattttatttcattgttttaaaatcaatttttgatattgggttttaaacacgtttctttacttcaaaattaaatgcatggacatttttgtaactccatggaaaaaaaaaaaaaacttgatcacattgttgttgttttttattcatgcctatggaggaataaaaacagtcaagaaaaaaatcttaattaaggttctcataattaacgcatgaaagggttaaagcaattATGACTCCCACATTGCAGCTGTAACATTTACTTACCATTACTATTATCATTCATACTTTAATTTCTAACACATGTTGGTGCTGCTGCTCGTAATGTGTGCTTTTACTTAAAGTTTTGAATAACAGTTTTTACACTGCAGTATTTCCACGTCAATGCATTTAGTATTCATACATTAATATATGATAACATTAACAGTAAACTTCATGCTACTGTGCTGCCTCTGTTAGCCAACAGCTGCTTTAGCTAGCTAACTAGCCAGGCCATAAACACAACCGGAAGTTCTCCGTTATTCTACCTCGTTTATCTCCTCCTCGGATGCTTCGCTGTCCTCCTCTCCGGAGTCGTCATCATCTTCCAGGTCCTCATCTGAGCTGTTATCACTTTCCTCGGGGTTTTCGCCCAAACCTACTGCTCTCCTCTTAGCTGACGAAGCCATGCCGACTGCAAACATGCAACACGCGTGTCCAGAGAGTGGGCGTGGCAACACTCACTGATCTGCTAAAGACAGCGACGGAGGAAACTGAGGCTGTGCGACCGCCATTACGGCTCCGTACGTACACTTTACGGCTACACCCAGAGCCGCAATGGCAGTTTATGTCTGTTAGTTGCATGGATTTAAACCATTTTCCAAAATAGGGAccaaaagtatctagattttgtCTTAACTACACTTTGTACGTCATCATTTCATGTACTTAGCaacacaattaaataaataaggatatatttaaagtttttgattatttaatatttaattagaATAGCTTTATGGAAGGTTGTTCAATTTTAGCCGACTTCCCCCCCCCTTCTTTACCGGAAGTAATTCAGTGACCCCTTCAGCTGTCAGCTCCACACAACGTAGGTAAAAAGGGAACAATAATTTGTCTTTTCTTGCCATTATTTGCATTAATTTTTAACGTTAAAGCTGGCGATGGATGTATTTCTGCTGGCTGTTTTGAACATGTTTAATTGAGAGCAGAAGTACGACTGCTAACTAAGCTAATTTGTCACATTCCAGATGCTAACTTATGTAAACAACAACACACTAGCAGACATTTACCTGTATTTAATAAGATGCACAGGATTTTTATGAGCATATATATGGTATTTTTGCCTTTTATTTGGTTTGCAGATGCAGTCCAATAATCGTGACTCAACAGCTTTGTTATCAGTATTTTGCACATGTCAGTTTGACAGGGTGTAGCTTAGCTTTTCATGCTTTCACACACCCCTTTAGTGTTTTTGACTTTGTCTTCACTTTTAGCAGCAACATTCTCATCCACTCtggtttgttctgttttattcttctTATTTTAATTCAATTATCCAGGGATTTAAGGCCTTTTTCCGAGATGCAGGTCCTGCTTCTCAAAGAGCCTAGGGATGGAGAATCTGGACCTGATCCTTATATTAAGGTAAACAGACCCTATccattaacattttaatttttaaGAACTCAATAAAAATTCAAGGGTGGAGGAAGCACTCAGTTATAAGTAACATTAAAAGTGCaaatattatattatgaaaatactgtACCACAAGTAAAACTTCTGCACACAGAAACTCACTTAAGAAAATGTTATCAgtgaaatataattaaaacatgaataatagttattacttattattagtattattattgcaCTATTCAATTTAGGCATTTACATTCACATGCTGTATATTTCTTCCCTCTATAATATGACTGTGAGGGACTCTTTTCCCTAATTTTATTTGGACTGGAGACatgaaatagaaaacaaaaacattttttcatgccAGTAGAggatgttttggattcattttactgctccaTTCATTAATGTGTTCATATTATTTCCCTCAGATGCTTATAGTTATAGATATTCTTCCTAAATCTTTTATCTGGATTGTTTGTCAGATTATCTGGATTTATCTGGTTTGGAGACATGAAATagaaaacaaatacatgttttcACTCCAGCAGatgatgttttggattcattttattgAATCCATTTATTTTATGTGACTCAAATGCTCATAGATATTTAGATATActttctaaactgtttaatctacaTTAGTGCATCATATACTATACAATCCTTGAGTATTTGTAGTATTGGTGATCTGTGAGAACTAAGTGATAATgatttcagaagaaaaaaattcttaACCCTCTCAATCTTAAATTCatcaccacatatgaaagtgcatGAATCAAATGTAGTAGAGAAAAGAGTACAGAGGTATGAAAGTACATTAATtgaagttaaattacattaaaattcaTCTATAGTACAGTAGTTGATTAAAATACGTGGTATTAATCCTCCACTGGTTAAAATATGTTTTGGAAGAAGCTGTCGGTTCATTTTACTTGTAATTCTTTGCATCTAAGCTCTGACTTTGTTTTTCTACAGGAGCTGGCATCACATGGACATAAAGCCACACTTATTCCTGTTCTGTCTTTTAAATTTGTCTCATTGAACACATTGACAGATAAGGTAACACCTGCTCTTAAAGTCGAACCTATTCAGTCACACTAACAATGTTGTCTcagcctttgttttttttaaacatgttgtCCATTTCAGATTTTCCAACCTGAAAAACATGGAGGTCTCATTTTTACCAGTCCAAGAGCAGTGGAGGCTGTGAAGATGTGCATAGAGGAAAGAAAGGAAGGTAAGACTGTACAGAGAGGCGACAATTAGACCTTTAaacatatagacccagtgctacttttgtggcactacTGAAATGTTTTATTCTCTCTATTCAATGTTTTttgagtgatttgtcaccatttatcacaatattatccactgtattttgtatttttaagtgaaaatcaggtattttcctatatttaatccattgatcatgtagatgttcataaaagctcagggtaaagttgacaattattatttcagaaaaacagagaaaactgtagaaaaagtgactttgtcactcaaatatgtcattaactgaacataaactaagtgtttccatctactgtcatttatcaaactccatgggttttactggtgaatcaatgttgtagaagatgacggtgcttccacggtaactagggagcatctgaacttccaaatgggtcatttctgatgaccatgaaaagatgacaaactgcattttacaccaattattaccaccgaaggggaggcaaggggtgttgtttttggtttggtttgtttctttttttgtttgttaacactctagcagcaaaactattggttgaattcataccaaattgggtttatagattgacagtgacccagaatagatgtgagtatattttgggaaaagtaggtcaaagtttaaatttttaatgaattttttacatattttttcttctcccgttTACTTGTAATGGAcaagatttcacatgtctataaaaacatcaattttgtttcaattgacttcaaacttggcacatatatagaggcaattgatatgctgacatcagcacatgcgtagacatgatgacatcagctggatcgatgccaaaataagctacaatatgtgtgaggggtggggtttgttgtgcctggaaccacttatttcAATTGGTGATagagttagtggatcaacaggtgttaaatattacagatcagtagatgcttttggttgtcggTTGATGTttgaatctttatgggttaatgcaactGAATCCCtgggaaaaaaacatatatactcAGACTGAAGCTAATTCTCCTGTAGATCTGATTAAAAGTGATGTTTCTCCTCATTATCATTCAGAATGGGGCAGCTCTGTGAAAGATAAGTGGAACACCAAGTCCATATATGTGGTGGGAAAGGCCACCGCTGCATTAGGTAAGTTCATGAAACACATTTCTCTAAACTTACCGCTTTTTACGCATTATTCCTTTAAATGCAGTCGAGCGTGAAGACAAAGTGTGGCAGGCACCTGGTGTTCACGGAAATGTGTGAACTGACGCTACTACCTTAGGCTGTGCACAAGTAACAGTTTACTGTGAATGTGTTTGGTCTTTGGAGTCTGAGCAGGTGCAGGTAGAAGCCTCCTGGgctgtttttcactgtttttctacACAGCAGAGCATGGCATTCTGGTCTAAATAAAGTTCATATCTGTGCAGTCCACTATACTGGCATCTTTAGCAGaacaatagacagacagacagacagacagagaaagaaagaaagaaagagggaattGTGGgtgggaagaaagaaagaaagaaccttaacctgaaagaaagacagaactctaaccccaaagaaagaataaaagaatcattaccagaaagaaagaaagaaagaaccttaacctgaaagaaagaaagaaagaaagaaagaaagaaagatccctaaccccaaagaaaaaaagaaagaaaaaatcattacctgaaagagaaaaagaaagaaccctaaccccaaagaaagaaagaaccttaacctgaaagaaagaaagaaagaaagaaagaaagaaagaaagaaccctaaccccagagaaagaaagaaccttaacctgaaagaaagaaagaaagaaagaaagaaagaaagaaagaaagaaccctaaccccagagaaagaaccctaaccccaaagaaagaaagaaccttaacctgaaagaaagaaagaaagaaagaaagaaagaaagaaagaaagaaagaaagaaccctaaccccagagaaagaaccctaaccccagagaaagaaacaaagaaccttaacctgaaagaaagaaagaaagaaagaaccctaaccccagagaaagaaccctaaccccaaagaaagaaagaaccttaacctgaaagaaagaaagaaagaaccctaaccccagagaaagaaagaaccttaacctgaaagaaagaaagaaagaaccctaaccccagagaaagaaacaaagaaccttaacctgaaagaaagaaagttcCCTAactcaaaagaaagaaagaaagaaccttaAGCTGAAAGAAAGAAGGatccctaaccccaaagaaagaataaaagaatcattaccagcaagaaagaaagaaagaaagaaccttaacctgaaagaaagaaagatccctaaccccaaagaaaaaaagaaagaatcattacctgaaagagaaaaagaaagaaagaaccctaatcccaaagaaagaaagaaagaaccttaacctgaaagaaagaaagaaagaaagaaagaaagatccctaaccccaaagaaagaaagatccctaaccccaaagaaagaaagatccctaaccccaaagaaagaaagatccctaaccccaaagaaagaaagaaccctaaccccaaagaaagaaagaaccctaaccccagagaaagaaagaaaaaaagatccctaaccccaaagaaagaaagatccctaaccccaaagaaagaaagaaccctaaccccagagaaagaaagaaagaaagaaccctaaccccaaagaaagaaagaaagaaccttaacctgaaagaaagaaagttcCCTAactcaaaagaaagaaaaaaagaaagaaccttAAGCTGAAAGAAAGAAGGatccctaaccccaaagaaagaataaaagaatcattaccagcaagaaagaaagaaagaaccttaccctgaaagaaagaaagaaagaaccctaaccccaaagaaagaaagaaagaaagaaccctaaccaactagatagatagatagatagatagatagatagatagatagatagatagatagatagatagatagatagatagatagatggatggatggatagatggatattGGGAAATTACAGAACGATGATAATGCTAATTCTGAATCATTTGGAATATTTGAAGTCCAACATTTAGCCCCTTTGACATGAACTGCCATGTTTTGCATTATGGTACaaaatttgttttgcattttctgCTCATGACAACATGTGACATCAGCATTTCTTTGCATATTCTGTTGATGCCACTGACTGTTGGTGTCTGTTGACTGCTCTTCTTTCTCCTTGCACATTTTTTTCCGTTGCACATCTTTTAATTGCACCACTTAAGTTAAATGTTTACGCACTTTTTttgtacagaattttttttttttttttttttttaactttatttaaactctgttttagttgttttttttagtgcttGTTTACTATGTTGTACAGAGCGAGCAtagcatagtttaaaaaaaactggaGTAAAATTCCTTGTATTCTTTTGAAGATACTTGGCGAATGAAggcgattctgattctgatttcctTTTCTCAGTCCGAGGTCTGGGTTTGAATCCTGTGGGTGAAGACACGGGCACCGCAGACGTCCTGTCCCGCGTTATCATTGAACGTACGATATGATATTTATATCCCCGCACTGTTTCGACACTGTTGGATTTAATAGAAAAGGTAATATTAGCCTGATTAGTAATATGACCTTATACCAAACTCTCATCATAGGAGAGGACACAAATATTCCTCCACTTTTCTTCCCCTGTGGCTCCATCAAAAGGGAAGTCTTGCCGACAGCTTTGAGGGAAAGCGGTAAGCGTTTACACTAGCGTTTGTGGTTCCTGATTAAAATTCAAGGTGATAAGATTCCCATTTGGGGttacactaattataaaccagtaATTGCTCTACCTTTATCACAGCGGGAATCTTTCTCTTCTTTGTTTCCAGGAGTGCCCCTAGAGACGCTGACTGTCTATCAAACAGCTGAACATCCAGATCTGGAGAAGAATCTCAACAACTACTTCACAGAGCAGGTACAGTCACACTATGTCACAGCTTTACGCGAAGATTTTTAGGTTCCTTTTTCGCGTAGTATTTTACTTTTAGTTAGTATTTTAGTCTtagtcttcgttagcaatttctgcCGGATGAAAATTTCCAATTTTTTATATAGCTTtcatgggacaatgtctacaaagtttgttcacagttttgagatattttcattttggaatttttatacacaattttttaaatatcgtcggcttcctgataaaacctgctaagtgacatttttggttgggaataaaaatctgctatctcccctattatagcttcaaatttcagtctcctgtgaaagttgtttacattccatcataagtaccaacattaaaggaacagaatattttttttgccatatttcacagtttcctgttatataaacagttttttgtttctcctgtaaaatttgccaaaagtcacatagcaggtttgttcagctgcattatgtaataaattcccattatgtaataaaagtttaaaatgtaataagaatgtcacgtcatcttgtaataaagccgcattatgtaataaactgatgcattttgtaataaaatacctcaatgcattatgtagtaatttttttcgcattatgtagtaagttattacaatttgagaaatttattacaaaatgcacttgacacatttttattttcaggaaaatgtaatgtgctaaattaatctttaaactgtgtggttaaagttctgattccattacctgtagctcctgtgactaatttcttctaaattgctctgaaatgatattaatttggattgttattacataatgaaccatgttattaaatttttttaataaaaatgtgtcaagtgcattttgtaatcaaTTCCTCAGattgtaataacttacaacataatgtgaaaaaaattactatataatgcgttgacagtttattacaaaatgcgtcagtttattacataatgtggctttattacaagatgacgtgacattcttattacattttgaacttttattacataatgggaatttattacataatgcgacttttatcaggaagccgatgatattaaacatttgcctttacctttaatggtccatattttggtagtttataacatgtaaatagttacagatatcaatatagttactattgatcactgataggaaatcatatatggacttgCATTTGtgtccatgacctctgaccttgagtgaccttgaagggtcaaactcaagatcaCTAATGTCTAAAATTCCAAAATCTCCCTCTCCGAAACAACTAGGTGgattaattaaaaattttttatgtcgtttccttgggacaatgtgtaCACAGTTTGTttgcagttttgagaaatttaggtttttgaattttttacccatttttgaaatattaaaggtggggtaggagatcctggaaaaacggttcaagcaagctacattttgaaaatacacaattcaaaagtccaaacctcttTCTTCAGATCCCCTCCCCCCCTGAAGCCACGTCTCCAGACTACCGGAATGCGCAAtacttgttcctgagggttcacgagtgctatGCAGCATCAATTCGtgaagaggggggagggacaaatgacagttgagtttgatagacatatcactgttcaatcatttcaatgggccggttaaaatgattggatggtgttttttcagtcctgtccattccacaggtgacggaaatttttttatttgtgtgttagagcatttaattaattggttgcaattggggtgtgaaggggattttaagcaatattgtaaaaaaatgttccaggaaaacatctcctaccctacctttgaGAATTTGCTTTTACCTTTAATGGTCcgtattttgatggtttttaacatgtaaatagttacaaatatcaatatagttactattaagcactgataggaagttaaatatggactttcatttgggtccatgacctttgaccttgagtgaccttgaagggtcaaactcaaagtcaccaatgtctagattttaatgatctttttctccaaaattactggttggattcatttcctTGTTTTTATGTATCTTACAAATGTGccttaatggtccatattttgatggtttataacatgtaaatagttacagatatcaatatagttactaatgatcactgataggaaatcatatatggactttcatttgtgtccatgacctttgaccttgagtgaccttgaagggtcaaactcaagatcaCTAATGTCTAAAATTCCAAAATCTCCTTCTCCAAAACAACtagtcggattcatttcaattttttatgtcgtttccttgggacaatgtgtaCATAGTTTGTtcgcagttttgagaaatttaaatttttgaatttttgacccatttttgaaatattaagaatctgcttttacttgtaatggtccatattttgatggtttataacatgtaaatggttgcagatattaatatagttcctattgagcactgataagaagtcatatatggactttcatgtgggtccatgacctttgaccttgtgtgaccttgaagggtcaaactcaaggtcaccagtgtctagatttcaactATCTTCTCTCCTCTGAGACGACAACTAATCGGattaatttccattttttatgtcgtttccttgggacaatgtctacataGTTTGTtcgcagttttgagaaatttaaatttttgaatttttgacccatttttgaaatattaagaaTCTtcttttacttctaatggtccatattctcATGGTTTATAACacataaatggttacagatatcagtatagttactattgagcactgatagaagtcatatatggactttcatttgggtccatgacctttgaccttgagtgaccttgaagggtcaaactcaagatcaCTAATGTCTAAAATTCCAAAATCTCCTTCTCCGAAACAACCAGTcagattaatttcagttttttatgtagtttccttgggacaatgtctacatagtttgtttgcagttttaagaaatttaaatttttgaatttttgacccatttttgaaatattaagaaTCTgcttttacttctaatggtccatattctcATGGTTTATAACacataaatggttacagatatcagtatagttactattgagcactgatagaagtcatatatggactttcatttgggtccatgacctttgaccttgagtgaccttgaagggtcaaactcaagatcaCTAATGTCTAAAATTCCAAAATCTCCTTCTCCGAAACAACCAGTcagattaatttcagttttttatgtagtttccttgggataatgtctacatagtttgtttgcagttttaagaaatttaaatttttgaatttttgacccatttttgaaatattaagaaTCTgcttttacttctaatggtccatattctcATGGTTTATAACacataaatggttacagatatcaatatagttactattgagcactgatagaagtcatatatggactttcatttgggtccatgacctttgaccttgaaggttcgaattcaaggtcaccaatgtctagatttcaactatcttcttcttcatcttcatcttcttcatttcagtttttatgtatcttccttgggacactGTCTACCATGTTTGTTCactgttttgagaaatttagatttttaaatttttgatgatttttacatttttttttaaatattacaaatttgcctttacttataatggtccatatttggatggtttataacacgTATATGGTTACAGATATATCgttactattgaacactgatagaagtcatatgtggacttttaTAGAATTAgttagttctcctccagtgaaagtaccacccacttctactggtaGATTgttctcctgcatccagaccacaggactttaacatagaacagaacctgacaacctcacaaatccaATTTATTGATTCATAATAGAACATGCCGGTACATACCGACATTGGtcctatatatttttttgtgatcCGTAGGGAGTTCCTGCCAGCATAGCTTTCTTTAGTCCGTCAGGGGTGAAGTTCTGCCTTGAAGTGGTGCGGAAGCTTTCAAGGGAACGGCTGACTCAGATAAAGGTGTGTTTTCCTCTCAGTTCATACTGTGTTACTGGTATCAGACTCTCCGTGTCTGTAACCCTCACCTTTGCTGTTTGGTTTCCAGTTTGCAGCCATAGGACCAACTACACGAGATGCGATGACAGCAGAAGGTCTGTGTGTCAGCGCTACAGCAGAAAAGCCAACAGCTGAACATCTGGGAGCAGCCATCGCCAAAGCCCTGCAGTAACACACGAACTTCAACACATAAATGGTGTTATTTCCACAACCTGTTGCCAGAATAATGTTGccattgtacatttctgcaacCACAGATAGTATAGAATATAGatttcaagattcaaagattcaagattgCCATTTGTGCATATACACATAGGAATTCTTGTGCGGTCATTCAGATAGTCAGGTAAAAAACACCCCAcataattctataaaaaaaaacaggtacatctatgaatataaatatatataaaagtgcacaaaaaaacaaaaaagtgcataaaaaccaacccagcagacaataaaataaaatatataaatacaccgCAAGGAGGTAGTCAGTCTAAACgagctcatatatatatatatatatatatatatatatatatatatatatatatatatatatatatatatatatatatatatatatatatatacatatatatatatatatatatatacatatatatatatatgtatgtatgtatgtatgtatgtcacagtagagattgaaatccagtaggatttctaatcctactaggacagatagtaattgtagtttgtcctaggacaaactgaaatcctacaagaaattaggatctgaagattggaattcctatctgtcctaggagaatttacaatcctactaggacagattgtaattctatttggaagtgggatctgaagattggaattttggaatttcagtctgtcctacgatttcgctatcaccattccagctgaattattttcatatcttagatccagtatatggcccttaggtcaacacacattgtaaccaggatgccagctgtcctatctggtccaaccttattcaatggccgtttgtaactgtcattggtatgtaaatgagacacatttgtattcagaaatcggtagaatttgaaaaacgtacctgtaaacaacccgttgccatggcaacatacaattttattattatctaattgttgccaagccattcagaaaatgtacgatgttaaagttggcattggcattttgctgccccctggtctagatggtagggttaaaagtaaaagagacaacaatattcttacaaaccatgattttattcagaatttacacagactttgaatctaatat
The nucleotide sequence above comes from Sphaeramia orbicularis chromosome 19, fSphaOr1.1, whole genome shotgun sequence. Encoded proteins:
- the LOC115410582 gene encoding uroporphyrinogen-III synthase-like, translated to MQVLLLKEPRDGESGPDPYIKELASHGHKATLIPVLSFKFVSLNTLTDKIFQPEKHGGLIFTSPRAVEAVKMCIEERKEEWGSSVKDKWNTKSIYVVGKATAALVRGLGLNPVGEDTGTADVLSRVIIEREDTNIPPLFFPCGSIKREVLPTALRESGVPLETLTVYQTAEHPDLEKNLNNYFTEQGVPASIAFFSPSGVKFCLEVVRKLSRERLTQIKFAAIGPTTRDAMTAEGLCVSATAEKPTAEHLGAAIAKALQ